In Mesotoga sp. BH458_6_3_2_1, a single window of DNA contains:
- a CDS encoding glycosyltransferase family 4 protein: MMAFFYALVLSAVLCFLFRRVGIGLDLVDRPSGTLKPHEKPISYMGGTAILLALVPWLIQSPEFFPAIIIMWALGFADDIRGISPKIRLAVEVIVGFSVAFVIYGFSTVDSIILSIIFAGTVNAYNMVDGLDGICSTNMIVFGVFAFFTGFVPLMSLAVAGAYSGYLIFNFPPARLFMGDQGSYIAGTFVGTLLIQSWGSQNFVRIAAICWPVVLDLFVGFLRRSIAKKSPFAGDRDHYYDKIFRLFGQKKRVTLFISIGMALFYAVLGLFLPVALIPLVLLLTSLTQIFLLKSLRTT, from the coding sequence ATGATGGCTTTTTTCTACGCTCTCGTTCTCTCGGCCGTACTATGTTTTCTTTTTCGAAGAGTTGGCATTGGGCTAGACCTGGTAGACAGGCCTTCGGGTACTCTAAAGCCCCACGAAAAGCCGATTAGTTATATGGGCGGAACAGCGATTCTCCTTGCGCTTGTTCCATGGCTAATTCAGAGTCCTGAATTCTTCCCCGCAATAATCATCATGTGGGCGCTAGGCTTTGCGGACGATATAAGAGGCATATCCCCAAAAATCAGACTGGCAGTGGAAGTTATTGTGGGATTCTCTGTAGCATTCGTAATCTACGGCTTTTCGACAGTTGATTCGATAATACTCTCCATCATCTTTGCAGGAACGGTTAACGCCTATAATATGGTGGATGGACTTGATGGCATATGCTCAACTAATATGATTGTTTTTGGAGTCTTCGCTTTCTTCACGGGATTTGTGCCTCTTATGTCTCTTGCAGTTGCTGGTGCTTATTCCGGCTACTTGATCTTCAATTTTCCCCCTGCAAGGCTTTTTATGGGAGACCAGGGATCATACATCGCCGGAACATTTGTGGGAACGTTACTTATACAGTCTTGGGGAAGTCAGAATTTCGTACGAATTGCCGCTATTTGCTGGCCCGTAGTTCTTGACCTTTTCGTGGGCTTCTTGAGAAGATCTATTGCGAAGAAATCACCTTTCGCAGGCGACAGAGATCACTATTATGACAAAATATTCAGGCTCTTTGGACAGAAAAAGAGAGTCACGCTATTCATCTCTATCGGCATGGCTCTCTTCTATGCAGTCTTAGGACTATTCCTTCCAGTTGCGTTAATTCCCCTCGTACTGCTGTTGACTTCGTTGACTCAGATCTTCCTCCTTAAGTCTCTACGCACTACTTGA
- a CDS encoding magnesium transporter CorA family protein, whose product MDVREILISENGKMNVVGTPVEGCWINVVAPDSGDIAFLKSLEIDEDFVFDALDQEERARFEQDEDLIYVITKLPYLDTSDETVPYKTMTLGIAMKSGYFVTISGFESAIVSDVIEGRVRDISTKKRNRFLLRIFDRATVYYLRYLKEIRRLSNEVESELHRSTRNQELVAMLNLEKSLVFFTTSLRSNELMFEKLKRANILTLYEEDEELFEDISIENRQAIEMANIYSDILTGMMDAFASVISNNLNVVMKILTIVTLSLQIPTLVASVYGMNVELPFMHDSSIFYWSMGLSGVVAFLVAIILFKIRWFK is encoded by the coding sequence ATGGATGTGCGGGAGATTCTAATTTCTGAAAACGGAAAAATGAATGTCGTGGGAACACCTGTGGAAGGCTGCTGGATAAATGTGGTTGCTCCTGATAGTGGCGATATTGCTTTTCTGAAGAGCCTTGAAATCGATGAAGATTTCGTTTTCGATGCTCTAGACCAGGAAGAGAGAGCAAGATTTGAGCAAGATGAAGATCTAATATACGTAATCACCAAACTGCCATATCTTGACACGAGCGATGAGACAGTTCCATACAAGACAATGACCCTTGGAATAGCCATGAAATCTGGCTATTTCGTCACAATAAGCGGTTTCGAAAGTGCGATTGTTTCCGATGTGATCGAAGGTCGTGTAAGAGACATATCGACTAAGAAGCGAAATCGTTTTCTTCTAAGAATCTTCGACAGGGCAACAGTTTATTACCTTAGGTATTTGAAGGAAATCCGAAGACTATCGAATGAAGTCGAATCAGAGTTGCACAGATCCACCAGGAATCAAGAACTGGTGGCAATGTTGAATCTCGAAAAGTCTTTGGTCTTCTTTACCACATCTCTTAGGTCCAACGAGTTGATGTTTGAAAAGCTTAAGAGAGCCAACATTCTGACCTTATACGAGGAGGACGAAGAGCTGTTTGAGGATATTTCCATTGAGAACAGACAGGCTATAGAGATGGCGAATATTTACAGCGACATCTTGACAGGAATGATGGATGCCTTTGCCTCTGTTATTTCTAACAACCTCAACGTTGTAATGAAAATACTCACAATAGTGACTTTATCTCTTCAGATTCCGACACTGGTTGCATCGGTATATGGAATGAATGTCGAGCTTCCTTTCATGCACGACAGCTCTATCTTCTACTGGTCAATGGGTCTCTCGGGAGTTGTGGCGTTTCTAGTTGCCATAATACTTTTCAAAATTAGATGGTTCAAGTAG
- a CDS encoding DegT/DnrJ/EryC1/StrS aminotransferase family protein, protein MFIPLSKPDVTEKEITAVTDLMSSGILSIGPKVEEFEERLAEYIGVKHAVAVNSGTSALHLIVRSLDLKQGQTVITSSFTFVSSANVAIYEGAVPVFADIDESTYNISPETLEDALGNYSKNGLNTDQIKLGPFIPDVFMAVDIFGHPLEWDGIEGVCNRNGVKIVEDSCEALGSSFMGRRTGTFGLAGAFAFYPNKQITTGEGGIIVTDDSKIAELSKSMRNQGRGTSENWLEHVRLGYNYRMDEMSAALGIEQLKRIDDILAKRQRVADRYGKLLSKIDGVETPFVADYATSIGWFVYVIRLDEKIERDNFMKYLNDNGVQCRDYFRPIHLQPFYMTKFGFKNGMFPVTEELARRTVAIPFFNNLSEEEQQFVAHTIEKALEYN, encoded by the coding sequence ATGTTCATTCCCCTTTCCAAACCCGACGTGACTGAAAAGGAAATCACCGCTGTTACCGATCTAATGAGTAGTGGAATCTTATCTATCGGCCCCAAAGTTGAGGAGTTCGAAGAGAGATTGGCGGAATATATAGGGGTCAAACATGCAGTTGCAGTTAACAGCGGAACCAGCGCCCTTCATCTTATAGTTCGCTCTCTCGACTTGAAACAGGGCCAGACGGTGATCACGAGTTCCTTCACTTTTGTGTCCTCAGCCAATGTTGCAATATACGAAGGTGCCGTTCCTGTTTTCGCAGATATTGACGAGTCAACATACAACATCTCTCCAGAGACTTTGGAAGATGCTCTCGGCAATTATTCGAAAAACGGTTTGAATACAGATCAAATTAAGTTAGGACCCTTCATTCCAGATGTTTTCATGGCGGTCGATATTTTTGGTCATCCCCTTGAATGGGACGGGATAGAAGGTGTCTGTAACAGAAACGGCGTAAAAATCGTAGAGGATTCTTGCGAGGCGCTGGGAAGCTCCTTTATGGGGCGTAGAACCGGCACTTTCGGTCTCGCAGGTGCATTTGCATTCTATCCTAACAAGCAAATCACAACTGGAGAAGGCGGAATAATTGTCACTGACGACAGCAAAATTGCCGAATTATCGAAAAGCATGAGGAATCAGGGAAGGGGTACATCAGAAAATTGGCTTGAACATGTGAGATTGGGCTACAATTATCGGATGGACGAGATGTCGGCAGCACTGGGTATAGAGCAGTTGAAAAGGATTGATGATATTTTAGCAAAGCGTCAGAGAGTTGCCGACAGATACGGAAAACTGCTTTCAAAGATTGATGGAGTAGAGACTCCCTTTGTGGCAGACTATGCTACTAGTATCGGCTGGTTCGTATATGTCATAAGACTTGATGAAAAGATAGAGAGAGACAACTTCATGAAATATCTCAATGACAATGGTGTTCAGTGCAGAGACTATTTCAGACCCATCCACCTTCAACCCTTTTATATGACGAAGTTCGGATTCAAAAATGGCATGTTTCCCGTAACTGAAGAGCTTGCAAGAAGAACGGTTGCTATTCCTTTCTTCAATAATCTGTCTGAAGAAGAACAGCAGTTCGTTGCTCACACTATTGAAAAGGCTTTGGAGTACAACTGA